Proteins from a genomic interval of Hydrogenophaga sp. PAMC20947:
- a CDS encoding RNB domain-containing ribonuclease, translating into MDQALNNHRSQLATLAAWAMFSRGLEAEFSSAAQEQLASLNGPATETGEGIRDLRERDWFSIDNDDSRDLDQLSLSEPLPKGGLRVWVAVADVDALVKKGTPIDQHAQLNTTSVYTSARIFPMLPERLSTDLTSLNQDEDRLAMVIEMAFSDDGVLVESSIYRALVRNKAQLAYDAMSAWIDGEGALPEPAQRVHGLSVQLRAQDGLAQKLRVLRRAEGSLEFETFQPRAQFEGERIASIHLQPQNRARQLIEELMIVTNGCTARFLAAHGGVALRRVVRSPERWLRIVDVVRGFGTQLPNQPDGPALEAFLARQHKVDPLRFPDLSLVIVKLMGSGEYVVERSGQPPIGHFGLAVRDYMHSTAPNRRFPDLITLRLLKAALAGERSPYAPAELAELADHCTLQEDAARKVERQMRKSEAALLLHSRVGERFDGVVTGVSDQGTWVRIFEPPVEGRLRGHVPDLNVGKLVRVHLVSTSVERGFVDFALER; encoded by the coding sequence ATGGACCAAGCCCTCAACAACCACCGCAGCCAGCTCGCCACTCTGGCGGCCTGGGCCATGTTCAGCCGGGGACTCGAAGCGGAGTTTTCGTCCGCAGCGCAGGAACAGCTGGCGAGTCTGAACGGGCCTGCCACCGAAACCGGCGAGGGGATCCGCGACCTTCGGGAGCGCGACTGGTTCTCGATCGACAACGATGATTCGCGCGACCTGGACCAGCTCTCGTTGAGCGAGCCTTTGCCCAAGGGTGGCCTGCGGGTCTGGGTGGCGGTGGCCGATGTGGATGCGCTGGTGAAAAAGGGCACGCCTATCGACCAGCATGCCCAGCTGAACACCACGTCGGTCTACACCTCGGCGCGCATCTTTCCCATGCTGCCCGAACGCCTGTCCACCGATCTCACGTCGCTCAACCAGGACGAAGACCGGCTGGCCATGGTCATCGAGATGGCTTTCTCGGATGACGGTGTGTTGGTCGAGAGCTCGATCTACCGCGCCCTGGTGCGCAACAAGGCGCAGCTGGCTTACGATGCCATGTCGGCCTGGATCGACGGCGAGGGAGCGCTGCCCGAGCCAGCCCAGCGCGTGCACGGCCTGTCTGTACAACTGCGCGCCCAGGACGGTCTGGCACAAAAGCTGCGCGTGCTGCGGCGTGCCGAAGGCTCGCTGGAGTTCGAGACTTTCCAGCCTCGCGCGCAGTTCGAGGGCGAACGCATCGCCAGTATCCACCTGCAGCCGCAGAACCGCGCGCGCCAGCTGATCGAAGAACTCATGATTGTCACCAACGGCTGTACCGCGCGCTTCCTGGCCGCCCACGGCGGTGTCGCCCTGCGGCGTGTGGTGCGTTCACCCGAGCGTTGGTTGCGCATCGTCGATGTGGTGCGGGGCTTTGGCACCCAGCTGCCCAACCAGCCGGATGGCCCGGCGCTGGAGGCCTTTCTGGCGCGCCAGCACAAGGTGGATCCGCTGCGTTTCCCCGATCTTTCGCTGGTGATTGTGAAGCTGATGGGATCGGGGGAGTACGTGGTGGAGCGATCCGGCCAGCCGCCCATCGGTCACTTCGGTCTGGCGGTGCGGGACTACATGCATTCGACCGCGCCCAATCGGCGCTTTCCAGACCTGATCACGCTGCGCCTGCTCAAGGCGGCACTGGCTGGTGAGCGGTCGCCATACGCGCCTGCCGAACTGGCGGAACTGGCGGACCATTGCACCCTGCAGGAAGACGCTGCGCGCAAGGTGGAGCGGCAGATGCGCAAATCCGAAGCGGCCCTGCTGTTGCACTCACGCGTTGGGGAACGCTTCGACGGGGTGGTCACCGGTGTCAGCGATCAGGGCACCTGGGTGCGCATTTTCGAACCACCGGTCGAAGGCCGGTTGAGGGGGCACGTGCCCGATCTCAACGTGGGCAAGTTGGTGCGTGTGCACCTGGTATCGACCTCGGTGGAGAGGGGCTTCGTCGATTTTGCGCTGGAGCGCTGA
- a CDS encoding M14 family zinc carboxypeptidase, producing MPNNVLPELQALEQIIELGAGRLQSRVVRQVPVAGGHSFPVYAITLGNPDLGVPGVGFFGGVHGLERIGSEVVMAFLRNVVQRLSWDAVLNRQLESVRLVFMPIVNPGGMWAATRANPRGVDLMRNAPVDAKQKAPFLLGGQRLSAGLPWYRGPAGAPMEAESAAVCEVVQTELLSRPFSLALDCHSGFGVRDRLWFPFAHTREPIRHLPELHALQRIFLEAHSHHPYIIEPQSAQYLTHGDLWDHLYLQACTEPQRTFLPLTLEMGSWLWIKKNPRQLFSRNGIFNPLIQHRLQRVLRRHVTLLDFLARAASSHRHWLPASDARDEQLTAAMADWYPEGGR from the coding sequence GTGCCCAACAACGTGTTGCCCGAATTGCAGGCACTGGAACAGATCATCGAGCTGGGGGCGGGTCGCCTGCAGTCCCGCGTGGTGCGGCAGGTTCCCGTGGCAGGGGGGCACAGCTTTCCGGTCTACGCGATCACGTTGGGCAATCCCGACCTGGGGGTGCCGGGCGTGGGGTTTTTTGGTGGTGTGCATGGTCTGGAGCGCATCGGCTCCGAGGTGGTGATGGCGTTTCTGCGCAATGTGGTGCAACGCCTGTCCTGGGACGCCGTGCTGAACCGGCAGCTCGAGTCGGTGCGGCTGGTTTTCATGCCGATCGTCAATCCGGGGGGCATGTGGGCGGCCACGCGGGCCAACCCACGCGGCGTTGACCTGATGCGCAACGCCCCAGTCGATGCCAAGCAGAAAGCGCCCTTTTTGCTCGGTGGACAGCGGCTGAGCGCGGGCCTGCCGTGGTACCGCGGACCGGCGGGCGCGCCGATGGAGGCCGAGAGCGCCGCGGTGTGCGAAGTGGTGCAAACGGAGCTGTTGTCGCGCCCCTTCAGTCTGGCGCTGGACTGTCACTCAGGCTTTGGTGTGCGCGACCGGCTGTGGTTTCCCTTTGCGCACACCCGTGAACCGATTCGGCACTTGCCCGAGCTACACGCCTTGCAACGCATCTTTCTTGAAGCCCACAGCCACCATCCTTACATCATCGAGCCGCAAAGCGCGCAGTACCTGACCCACGGCGATCTCTGGGACCACCTGTACTTGCAGGCTTGCACCGAACCGCAGCGCACTTTTCTGCCGCTGACACTCGAGATGGGCTCCTGGCTCTGGATCAAGAAGAACCCACGCCAGCTGTTTTCCCGAAATGGCATCTTCAACCCCCTGATCCAGCACCGCCTGCAAAGGGTGTTGCGGCGCCATGTGACTTTGCTGGACTTTCTGGCGCGCGCGGCCAGCAGCCACAGGCATTGGTTGCCTGCGTCCGATGCCCGGGATGAGCAGCTGACTGCGGCGATGGCCGACTGGTATCCGGAGGGTGGGCGATGA
- a CDS encoding DUF294 nucleotidyltransferase-like domain-containing protein, protein MSELQMQDEQLEVLQFLTRQALFGQLPEEALRRVAAAVDVRYFKAGSPVIAFGEQAEWWFVVRSGAVEVFRRDGTLYNRLTEGGHFGEAGLLLKKKKVRFPVSALEDTLLYLIPEAEFTALFDAHEGFADQVETEDSTRLRQVMSRREESNQLMSASIESLVNREPVWLPSTAKVLEAAQCMTEAGVSSLLILDDARGEDDPAIAGIITDRDLRTRVLAGGLSHDTPVSQVMTTQLVTVEHNQLVFEAMLQMLRHNVHHLPVMRHQKAVGVIALSDVVHYESRNSLFVVSSIFRQSSVEELAALTADVRASFVRMVNEDASSRMVGTAMALIGRSFKQQLLALAEAKLGPPPVPYCFLALGSMARNEQLVVTDQDNALVLDNRFDPALHDAYFKELAAFVSDGLAQCGYTYCSGGIMATNTQWRQPLKVWERYFSEWIEQPTAGTLLSANIFFDLDGVWGKIEWAEKLRALIAQKAKGQSRFLASMARNALLRTPPLGFFKDFVVEADGRHSKAINLKRRGTAPMADLIRVHALAVGSQAQNSFERLKDVVAAGVLPPGRGQDLHDTLEFISTVRIRNQANDLAAGLEPDNSIEPDKLSAFERKSLRDAFLILSEAQGYLKFRYQPGRSV, encoded by the coding sequence TTGAGTGAGCTGCAGATGCAGGACGAACAGCTGGAAGTTCTGCAGTTTCTCACGCGGCAAGCACTCTTTGGGCAACTGCCCGAAGAGGCGCTTCGCCGTGTCGCCGCTGCGGTGGATGTGCGCTACTTCAAGGCGGGTTCACCCGTCATCGCCTTCGGCGAACAAGCCGAATGGTGGTTTGTGGTGCGCAGCGGCGCCGTCGAGGTTTTTCGCCGCGATGGCACCCTGTACAACCGCCTGACCGAAGGCGGGCACTTCGGTGAAGCCGGCTTGCTTCTGAAGAAAAAGAAGGTACGTTTTCCGGTGTCGGCGCTGGAAGACACGCTGCTGTACCTGATTCCCGAAGCGGAATTCACGGCGTTGTTTGACGCCCATGAAGGCTTCGCCGATCAGGTCGAAACGGAAGACAGCACCCGGTTGCGCCAGGTGATGTCGCGCCGCGAAGAATCCAATCAGCTGATGTCGGCTTCCATCGAGAGCCTGGTGAATCGTGAACCTGTCTGGCTGCCCAGCACGGCCAAAGTATTGGAAGCAGCGCAGTGCATGACCGAGGCGGGGGTGTCTTCGTTGCTGATTCTGGACGACGCGCGCGGTGAAGATGATCCCGCCATCGCGGGCATCATCACCGACCGCGATTTGCGCACCCGTGTGCTGGCCGGGGGCCTGAGCCACGACACGCCCGTGAGCCAGGTCATGACCACCCAGCTGGTCACGGTGGAGCACAACCAGCTGGTGTTTGAGGCCATGCTGCAGATGCTGCGCCACAACGTCCACCACCTGCCGGTGATGCGGCACCAGAAAGCGGTGGGTGTGATTGCGCTGTCTGATGTGGTGCACTACGAATCGCGCAACAGCCTCTTTGTGGTCAGCAGCATTTTTCGGCAGTCGAGTGTTGAAGAGCTGGCGGCCCTGACGGCCGATGTGCGTGCCAGTTTTGTGCGCATGGTGAACGAAGACGCCAGTTCGCGCATGGTGGGCACCGCCATGGCCCTGATCGGCCGCAGCTTCAAGCAACAGCTGCTGGCGCTGGCCGAAGCGAAGCTGGGTCCGCCGCCGGTGCCGTATTGTTTCCTCGCGCTGGGTTCCATGGCGCGCAACGAACAACTGGTGGTGACCGATCAGGACAATGCCCTGGTGCTCGACAACCGGTTCGATCCCGCGCTGCACGATGCCTATTTCAAAGAGCTCGCGGCGTTCGTGAGCGATGGCCTGGCCCAGTGTGGCTACACCTATTGCAGCGGGGGCATCATGGCCACCAATACCCAATGGCGACAGCCACTGAAGGTGTGGGAGCGCTATTTCAGCGAATGGATCGAACAGCCCACCGCGGGAACGCTGCTCAGCGCCAACATTTTCTTCGACCTGGACGGCGTCTGGGGAAAGATCGAATGGGCTGAAAAGCTCAGAGCCCTGATTGCCCAGAAGGCCAAGGGCCAATCCCGTTTTCTCGCCAGCATGGCGCGCAATGCGTTGTTGCGCACACCGCCGCTGGGTTTTTTCAAGGACTTTGTGGTGGAGGCCGACGGGCGCCACAGCAAAGCCATCAACCTCAAGCGCCGCGGCACCGCGCCCATGGCCGACCTGATCCGCGTGCATGCGCTGGCGGTGGGCTCACAAGCACAAAATTCGTTTGAGCGCCTGAAAGACGTGGTGGCCGCTGGTGTGTTGCCGCCCGGTCGGGGCCAGGATTTGCACGACACGCTGGAGTTCATCTCCACGGTGCGCATCCGAAACCAGGCCAATGACCTGGCCGCAGGTCTGGAGCCCGACAACAGCATCGAGCCCGACAAGCTGTCGGCATTTGAGCGCAAGAGCTTGCGAGACGCCTTTTTGATCCTCAGCGAAGCCCAGGGCTACCTGAAGTTTCGTTACCAGCCCGGCCGGTCCGTCTGA
- a CDS encoding D-glycerate dehydrogenase, translating to MDRLRAVHEVTVANPRVPEQRAAFFAALSTVHGLIGASYPIDPSVLALAPCLEVVSSVSVGVDNYDRPALRQRGIVLTHTPGVLTETTADTLFALLMACSRRVVELANHVRDGHWNAAIDETLFGWDVHGKTLGILGFGRIGQAVARRGALGFGMPVVYHHPRVVSCPELADKALAVSQAELLSRADFLVLTLPLTVETRGLMNAERLAAMKSGAILINGSRGAVVDEAALLASLDRGHLRAAGLDVFAVEPLPLDSPLRRHPGVTAFPHIGSATHETRHAMAELATSNLLQALAGERPISAVD from the coding sequence ATGGATCGGCTGCGGGCCGTTCATGAGGTCACCGTGGCCAACCCTCGGGTGCCCGAGCAGCGCGCCGCTTTCTTCGCGGCCTTGTCGACTGTCCATGGATTGATTGGCGCCAGTTACCCCATCGATCCGTCGGTGCTGGCGTTGGCCCCATGCCTTGAGGTGGTCTCCAGCGTGTCTGTGGGGGTGGACAACTACGACCGGCCCGCCTTGCGACAGCGCGGCATCGTGTTGACCCACACGCCGGGCGTGTTGACCGAAACCACGGCCGACACCCTCTTTGCGCTGCTCATGGCCTGCAGCCGGCGTGTGGTCGAGCTGGCCAACCATGTGCGCGACGGCCATTGGAATGCCGCTATCGACGAGACACTGTTTGGCTGGGACGTGCACGGCAAGACCCTGGGCATTCTGGGTTTCGGGCGCATCGGCCAGGCCGTGGCCCGGCGCGGTGCGCTGGGGTTTGGCATGCCGGTGGTCTACCACCACCCGCGCGTTGTGAGCTGCCCGGAGCTGGCGGACAAAGCGCTCGCGGTGTCTCAGGCCGAGTTGTTGTCCCGTGCAGATTTCCTGGTTTTGACCCTGCCGCTCACGGTCGAAACGCGGGGGCTGATGAATGCGGAGCGCCTCGCCGCCATGAAGTCCGGCGCCATCCTGATCAACGGTTCGCGTGGCGCGGTGGTCGATGAGGCCGCCTTGCTGGCATCGCTTGACCGTGGTCACCTGCGGGCGGCGGGGCTGGATGTGTTTGCGGTGGAGCCATTGCCGCTGGATTCCCCTTTGCGCCGCCACCCTGGTGTTACAGCGTTTCCGCACATTGGCTCGGCCACCCACGAAACCCGCCATGCCATGGCCGAGCTCGCGACCAGCAACTTGTTGCAGGCACTGGCGGGTGAGCGCCCGATCTCTGCGGTGGACTGA
- a CDS encoding sugar kinase produces the protein MSLDVITFGEAMLLLVADRPGPLEDAEFFGKRTAGAETNAAIGLARLGLKVGWASRVGADSMGRYLMRVMQNEGIDCSHVIADPTQRTGIQIKGRVEGGGDPPTEYYRKGSAASLFQPDQIDVPWLISARHLHTTGVFSAVSDSCLATVQRSMTLMRGAGRTVSFDTNLRPSLWSSPERMREVINALAAQADWVLPGLEEGQVLTGETTPEGVAAFYRAQGAKLVVVKLGPEGAYFEGDAARGHVPGFPVAQVVDTVGAGDGFAAGVISGLLDGLSVPDAVKRGAWIGARAVQVLGDSEGFPTREELTGAGL, from the coding sequence ATGAGCCTGGATGTGATCACTTTTGGCGAAGCCATGCTGTTGCTCGTCGCCGACCGGCCCGGCCCCCTGGAAGACGCTGAATTCTTTGGCAAGCGCACAGCAGGCGCCGAGACCAACGCCGCCATCGGCCTGGCCCGTTTGGGCCTGAAGGTCGGTTGGGCCAGCCGTGTGGGCGCGGACTCGATGGGTCGTTACCTCATGCGGGTCATGCAGAACGAGGGCATTGATTGTTCCCATGTGATTGCCGATCCCACCCAGCGCACGGGCATCCAGATCAAGGGCCGAGTGGAAGGCGGCGGGGATCCACCCACCGAGTACTACCGCAAGGGTTCGGCGGCCAGCCTGTTTCAGCCCGACCAGATCGATGTGCCGTGGTTGATTTCAGCACGGCACCTGCACACCACGGGTGTGTTTTCCGCCGTGTCCGACAGCTGCCTGGCCACCGTGCAGCGCAGCATGACGCTGATGCGCGGTGCGGGCCGGACCGTGTCTTTTGACACCAACCTGCGTCCCTCGTTGTGGTCTTCGCCTGAGCGCATGCGCGAGGTGATCAATGCTCTGGCCGCACAGGCCGATTGGGTCTTGCCTGGCCTGGAAGAGGGGCAGGTCCTGACCGGCGAAACCACACCCGAAGGTGTTGCGGCCTTTTACCGGGCGCAGGGTGCCAAGCTGGTGGTGGTCAAGCTGGGGCCAGAGGGTGCCTATTTCGAAGGCGACGCGGCTCGCGGCCATGTGCCCGGGTTTCCGGTGGCGCAGGTGGTGGACACCGTGGGCGCAGGGGACGGGTTTGCGGCGGGTGTGATCAGCGGCTTGCTGGACGGCCTCAGCGTGCCCGATGCCGTGAAACGGGGCGCCTGGATCGGTGCCCGGGCCGTGCAGGTGTTGGGCGACAGCGAAGGCTTTCCCACCCGCGAAGAGCTGACAGGCGCCGGCTTGTGA
- a CDS encoding YebC/PmpR family DNA-binding transcriptional regulator, with the protein MGAQWKAKHKDIAANARGRLFGKLVKDIMIAARAGADPAANARLRLVSEQARKVSMPKETLDRAIKKGAGLTGEAVNYERVIYEGFAPHQVPVMVECLTDNVNRTAPEMRVLFRKGQLGTSGSVAWDFDHVGHIEAEPAQPDADPEVAAIEAGAQDFEPGDEEGTTRFITDPADVDLVSKALPDHGFTVLANQLAYRAKNPINPADLSPEQLEEVEAFLAALDEHDDVQNLYAGLAG; encoded by the coding sequence ATGGGCGCGCAGTGGAAAGCCAAACACAAAGACATCGCAGCCAACGCCAGAGGTCGCCTCTTCGGCAAACTGGTGAAAGACATCATGATCGCGGCCCGCGCCGGCGCCGATCCGGCCGCCAATGCCCGCTTGCGCCTGGTGTCTGAGCAAGCCCGCAAGGTGTCCATGCCAAAAGAGACGCTGGACCGCGCGATCAAAAAGGGGGCAGGCCTGACCGGCGAGGCGGTGAACTACGAACGTGTGATCTACGAAGGTTTTGCGCCGCACCAGGTGCCGGTGATGGTCGAATGCCTGACCGACAACGTGAACCGCACGGCGCCCGAGATGCGTGTGCTGTTTCGCAAGGGCCAGCTCGGCACCTCGGGCTCAGTGGCTTGGGATTTTGACCACGTGGGACACATCGAAGCCGAACCCGCCCAACCCGATGCCGACCCCGAAGTCGCTGCCATCGAAGCGGGCGCACAAGACTTCGAGCCCGGCGACGAAGAAGGCACCACACGTTTCATCACCGATCCGGCCGATGTGGATCTGGTCAGCAAGGCCTTGCCCGATCACGGTTTCACCGTGTTGGCCAACCAGCTCGCCTACCGCGCGAAGAACCCGATCAACCCGGCCGACCTCAGCCCAGAGCAACTGGAAGAAGTGGAAGCCTTCCTGGCCGCGCTGGACGAGCACGATGACGTGCAGAACCTCTACGCCGGTTTGGCGGGTTGA
- a CDS encoding BCCT family transporter, protein MSDKKDPMIPDGKVNPISTDYKIGQDNIVMNLGPFGLDIHNRVFAISALAVIAFVALTLMFQTQVEPLFGSMRGWLTSNLDWFFLSAGNIFVVVCIGLAVSPLGKVRLGGTTAKPDYSYTGWFSMLFAAGMGIGLMFYGVSEPLSHFGTSMGGTTMENGVRTDWAPLGAAMGDAVGSERLAMAATIFHWGLHPWAIYAILALGLALFSFNKGLPLTIRSVFYPLLGERIWGWPGHIIDILAVLATLFGLATSLGLGASQAAAGLNYLFDIPLGNTTQIVLVIGITAIALTSVLAGLDAGVKRLSEINMVLAILLLVFVIIVGPTLAIATGFFSNLGAYVEYLPALANPFGREDANFSQGWTAFYWAWWISWSPFVGMFIARVSRGRTVREFIVSVLLVPSLACVLWMTVFGGTAITQVVQDGYRAVAEAALPLQIFQMLDALPLAQLTSFLAIVLVVVFFVTSSDSGSLVIDVIAAGGKVDAPTPQRVFWCVFEGLVAIALILGGGLVALQAMAVSTGFPFTVVLLVATVSVVKGLASEPRA, encoded by the coding sequence TTGAGCGATAAAAAAGACCCCATGATCCCCGATGGGAAGGTCAATCCGATCAGCACCGATTACAAGATCGGTCAGGACAACATTGTGATGAACCTGGGGCCCTTTGGTCTCGACATCCACAACCGGGTGTTCGCTATCTCGGCGCTTGCAGTGATCGCCTTCGTGGCGCTGACGCTGATGTTCCAGACCCAGGTGGAGCCCCTGTTCGGCAGCATGCGCGGCTGGCTCACATCGAACCTCGACTGGTTCTTCCTGTCTGCAGGCAACATTTTTGTGGTGGTCTGTATTGGCCTGGCGGTCTCGCCATTGGGCAAAGTGCGCCTCGGGGGCACCACGGCCAAGCCCGATTACAGCTACACCGGCTGGTTCTCCATGCTGTTTGCCGCAGGCATGGGCATCGGATTGATGTTCTACGGCGTCTCTGAGCCGTTGTCCCACTTCGGGACCTCGATGGGTGGCACCACCATGGAAAATGGCGTGCGCACCGACTGGGCGCCGCTGGGCGCCGCCATGGGCGACGCTGTGGGGTCCGAGCGACTGGCCATGGCCGCCACCATCTTCCATTGGGGTCTACACCCCTGGGCGATCTACGCCATCCTGGCGCTGGGCCTGGCCCTGTTTTCGTTCAACAAAGGGCTGCCCCTGACGATCCGCTCGGTGTTTTATCCGCTGCTGGGTGAGCGCATCTGGGGCTGGCCTGGCCACATCATCGATATTCTGGCCGTATTGGCCACCCTGTTTGGTCTGGCCACGTCGCTGGGTCTGGGCGCGTCGCAAGCCGCTGCCGGCCTCAACTACCTGTTTGACATCCCTCTCGGCAATACCACCCAGATTGTTCTGGTGATCGGCATCACGGCCATCGCTTTGACTTCGGTGCTGGCAGGCCTGGACGCGGGTGTGAAACGCCTGTCCGAAATCAACATGGTGCTGGCGATCTTGCTGCTCGTGTTCGTCATCATCGTGGGCCCCACGCTGGCCATCGCCACCGGGTTCTTCTCGAATCTGGGCGCGTATGTTGAATACCTGCCCGCGCTGGCCAACCCGTTTGGTCGTGAAGACGCCAACTTCTCCCAGGGCTGGACGGCCTTTTACTGGGCCTGGTGGATCAGCTGGTCACCTTTCGTGGGCATGTTCATTGCCCGCGTGTCGCGTGGCCGCACCGTGCGTGAATTCATTGTTTCCGTGCTGCTCGTGCCTTCGTTGGCCTGTGTGCTGTGGATGACGGTGTTTGGTGGCACGGCCATCACACAAGTGGTTCAAGACGGTTACCGCGCCGTGGCCGAAGCCGCCCTGCCGCTGCAGATTTTCCAGATGCTCGACGCGCTGCCTCTGGCGCAATTGACGTCCTTCCTGGCCATCGTGCTGGTGGTGGTGTTTTTCGTCACCTCCTCTGACTCCGGTTCGCTGGTGATCGACGTGATCGCCGCAGGCGGCAAGGTTGACGCACCAACGCCCCAGCGCGTGTTCTGGTGTGTGTTCGAGGGCCTGGTTGCCATCGCACTGATTCTGGGCGGCGGGCTGGTGGCTTTGCAGGCCATGGCCGTGTCCACAGGGTTCCCGTTCACGGTGGTGTTGCTGGTCGCCACGGTTTCCGTGGTCAAAGGGCTGGCATCTGAGCCTCGTGCTTGA
- a CDS encoding glycerophosphodiester phosphodiesterase family protein, translated as MHHHRLLMGLALVGALLGQALADNGQNDHNSRNRHTWQQVDRPVQVQLGPRPFFLVDDMADSRLKRQLQQCAARGHFMASDFSIGHRGASLQFPEHTRESYTAAARMGAGIVECDVTFTKDKALVCRHAQNDLHTTTNILVTPLAATCIRPFVPATLAADGKVLTPAGAECRTSDITLAEFKTLRGKMDAANPAARTPEQYQGGTAGFRTDLYAGPTSGTLMTHQESIELFKRLGVKMTPELKSPSVAMPFDGFTQEAYAQKMIDEYQQAGVKPRDVWPQSFNKSDVLYWVQNAPAFGRQAVYLDDASTAADLPDAAELQSYKRDGIHTVAPPIFALLDGDASGKIVPSTYARNARAAGLDIIAWSLERSGILADGNNGFYYQGIDPAIKTEGDVMRVLDVLAQEVGVIGVFSDWPATTTFYANCAGLR; from the coding sequence GTGCACCACCACCGTTTGCTGATGGGCCTGGCTCTGGTCGGCGCTCTCCTGGGCCAAGCCCTGGCCGACAACGGCCAAAACGACCACAACAGCCGCAACCGCCACACCTGGCAGCAGGTTGACCGCCCCGTCCAGGTGCAACTGGGCCCGCGTCCGTTCTTCCTGGTCGACGACATGGCTGACAGCCGCCTCAAACGCCAGTTGCAGCAGTGTGCGGCGCGCGGTCACTTCATGGCCAGCGACTTTTCCATCGGTCATCGGGGGGCTTCCCTGCAGTTTCCGGAGCACACCCGGGAGTCCTACACGGCCGCGGCCCGCATGGGTGCGGGCATCGTCGAGTGCGACGTGACCTTCACCAAGGACAAGGCGCTGGTTTGCCGTCACGCGCAGAATGACTTGCACACCACGACCAACATCCTGGTTACCCCACTGGCCGCCACGTGCATCCGGCCTTTTGTGCCGGCCACGCTGGCTGCCGACGGCAAGGTGCTCACGCCGGCCGGCGCCGAGTGCCGAACCAGTGACATCACGCTGGCCGAGTTCAAGACACTGCGCGGCAAGATGGACGCCGCCAACCCGGCCGCGCGCACCCCCGAGCAGTACCAGGGTGGCACCGCCGGCTTCCGAACCGATCTCTACGCGGGGCCCACCAGCGGCACCTTGATGACCCACCAGGAAAGCATTGAACTGTTCAAGCGCCTGGGCGTGAAAATGACCCCGGAACTCAAAAGTCCGAGCGTGGCCATGCCGTTCGATGGTTTCACGCAAGAAGCCTACGCGCAGAAGATGATCGACGAATACCAGCAGGCTGGCGTGAAGCCGCGCGACGTCTGGCCGCAGTCGTTCAACAAGAGCGATGTCTTGTACTGGGTGCAGAACGCGCCGGCATTCGGCCGCCAGGCTGTGTACCTGGACGATGCCAGTACCGCCGCCGACCTGCCCGACGCTGCCGAACTGCAAAGCTACAAGCGCGACGGTATCCATACCGTGGCGCCACCCATCTTCGCGCTGCTGGATGGTGATGCCAGCGGAAAAATCGTGCCCTCGACCTACGCCCGCAACGCCAGGGCGGCGGGCCTGGACATCATCGCCTGGAGTCTGGAGCGCTCGGGCATCCTCGCCGATGGCAACAACGGCTTTTACTACCAGGGCATCGATCCAGCCATCAAAACCGAGGGCGACGTGATGCGGGTGCTTGACGTCCTGGCGCAAGAGGTCGGTGTCATCGGCGTCTTCTCTGACTGGCCAGCCACGACCACCTTTTATGCCAACTGTGCGGGCCTGCGCTGA
- a CDS encoding 3'-5' exonuclease — translation MLHSSLLRPVDAAAQAGAGQEAWPERFASLAESAKDARLRAFYAAGTVSQETPLCDVPLMAMDVETTGLDPVKDGIVSIGLVPMSLERIRTSASRHWILKPRVPLAAESVTIHGITDSQVHSAPDLDAVLAEVLATMAGHVLVVHCRDIERQFFNGALRTRIGESIEFPVIDTMELEARLHRRSQRSWWDWALGRQPQRLSIRLADSRRRYNLPRYQPHHALTDALASAELLQAQVAHRYSPETPVRDLWK, via the coding sequence GTGTTGCATTCGAGCTTGCTTCGTCCAGTGGATGCTGCTGCCCAGGCTGGCGCGGGTCAGGAGGCCTGGCCCGAACGTTTTGCATCTTTGGCCGAAAGTGCCAAAGACGCTCGCTTGCGGGCGTTTTACGCCGCGGGGACTGTGAGCCAGGAAACCCCGTTGTGTGATGTGCCGTTGATGGCGATGGATGTGGAAACCACGGGGCTTGATCCGGTCAAGGACGGCATTGTCAGCATCGGTCTGGTGCCCATGAGTCTGGAGCGCATCCGCACCAGCGCCTCACGACACTGGATCCTAAAGCCGCGGGTGCCGCTGGCTGCCGAGTCGGTCACCATCCACGGCATCACCGACTCGCAGGTGCATTCCGCGCCCGATCTGGATGCGGTGCTGGCGGAGGTGTTGGCCACCATGGCGGGCCATGTCCTGGTGGTGCATTGCCGCGACATTGAGCGGCAGTTTTTCAATGGCGCCTTGCGCACGCGCATCGGCGAGAGCATCGAGTTTCCCGTGATCGACACCATGGAACTTGAGGCGCGGCTGCACCGGCGTTCTCAGCGAAGCTGGTGGGACTGGGCGCTGGGCCGCCAGCCTCAGCGCCTGTCGATCCGCCTCGCCGACAGCCGCCGCCGGTACAACCTTCCGCGGTACCAGCCGCACCACGCGCTCACCGATGCGCTGGCGTCGGCGGAGTTGTTGCAGGCGCAGGTGGCGCACCGCTATTCGCCCGAGACACCTGTGCGCGATCTCTGGAAGTAG